The Erythrolamprus reginae isolate rEryReg1 unplaced genomic scaffold, rEryReg1.hap1 H_1, whole genome shotgun sequence genome includes a region encoding these proteins:
- the LOC139155242 gene encoding sulfotransferase 1C1-like: MDVQKRIEDIDPASFERLKLVELEGVLLPEPTVEQWDAIWGFKARPDDLLICTYPKAGTTWMQEIVDMIHQGGDRQKCARAPIYERHPFIEMCPPKPIRTGFEEAEAMPSPRTLKSHLPIHLLPPSFWEENCKIIYVARNIKDNAVSYFHFHRMNKMMPEAGNWDEFLENFAAGKIAWGSWFDHVHGWWKAKNCHRILYVFYEDIKKDPTREIQKVAQFLGTELSGAVVDEIVQHTMFESMKTNPMANYSTLPSFLLDHDICPFMRKGTVGDWKEQFTVAQSEQLDNLYAPLLADSGLTFHTQL, translated from the exons ATGGATGttcagaagagaatagaagatatagaccCTGCATCTTTCGAACGCTTAAAGTTGGTGGAGCTGGAAGGAGTCCTTCTACCTGAGCCCACAGTGGAGCAATGGGATGCTATATGGGGCTTTAAGGCTCGACCCGATGATCTTCTCATTTGCACATATCCCAAAGCAG GGACAACGTGGATGCAAGAAATAGTAGACATGATCCACCAGGGAGGAGATCGTCAGAAATGTGCTCGGGCTCCCATCTACGAACGGCATCCATTCATAGAGATGTGCCCCCCCAAACCCATCCGCACAG GTTTTGAAGAAGCAGAGGCCATGCCTTCCCCACGCACACTCAAATCTCACCTGCCAATTCATCTACTGCCCCCTTCCTTCTGGGAGGAGAATTGCAAG ATAATTTATGTGGCCAGGAACATCAAGGACAACGCAGTTTCCTATTTCCACTTCCATCGGATGAACAAAATGatgccagaggctggaaattgggATGAGTTTCTGGAGAACTTTGCTGCTGGAAAGA TTGCCTGGGGCTCCTGGTTTGACCATGTTCATGGTTGGTGGAAAGCTAAAAATTGTCACCGAATTCTATATGTCTTCTATGAAGACATTAAGAAG GATCCAACTCGAGAAATCCAGAAGGTCGCCCAATTCCTGGGAACAGAGCTCTCGGGAGCAGTTGTGGATGAGATTGTGCAACATACAATGTTTGAGAGCATGAAGACAAACCCAATGGCTAATTACAGCACCTTGCCTAGTTTCCTTTTAGACCACGACATATGTCCATTCATGAGAAAAG GCACTGTTGGTGACTGGAAAGAACAGTTTACTGTGGCTCAAAGTGAACAGCTAGACAATCTCTATGCCCCCTTACTAGCAGACAGTGGCCTGACCTTCCATACGCAATTGTAA
- the LOC139155248 gene encoding nuclear protein 1-like: protein MSTSFVQAEKLRPTAFEVEYFDQYDFYSLTDRYSGGSSRKGRSKKEAEDHTNRPNPGGHERKIVLKLQNTEQKRKMTNSKK, encoded by the exons ATGTCCACTTCCTTCGTGCAAGCCGAGAAGCTGCGCCCGACTGCTTTCGAGGTGGAATACTTCGACCAGTACGATTTCTACAGCTTGACCGACAGATACAGCG GTGGCTCTTCACGCAAAGGCCGATCCAAGAAAGAGGCTGAGGACCATACAAATCGCCCGAATCCTGGTGGCCATGAACGCAAGATCGTTTTGAAGCTGCAAAACACAGAGCAAAAGCGAAAGATGACAAactccaaaaaatga
- the LOC139155247 gene encoding uncharacterized protein, whose protein sequence is MPGSRTGKSREAANPAVAGGTESVTERVLREAHSLYVHPGHGLVSIGNRLGLTLLPPRRRVTVMVMGNHSAGKSSFINWYVEEHIQRTGVAIETQGFTFITSGKKRESLTGNATLHLYPHFQILQNFKGVPEYLTTEICTSKQKQFPLITFLDTPGLVDGDMKYPFDVEGALIWFGQLCDLILVFFDPMGQALCKRTLNIVEKINEEYGDKLHFYLSKADEAGTEGDRQRVLMQIVQELCKRPGLNKCGFDMPTIYIPNPNKPSRCVNQIEEICRTIGKTISQTVQHTLNALERDCRLIEEATQAMLEDDSKAKKSNFRAFFHGMFLGIAGCLLPIFLFFTLIFGTTFAHQLWSLVLGEKQSQTLDLYIRPVASIWKIVPEDQTLTVFFGLLFLSVLFLLLASYTLRMKPTLSKKQKRQLEDRRDYVLDVVLAKKRKLYEEYLRQSIGEQDLS, encoded by the exons ATGCCGGGGAGCCGGACTGGGAAGTCCCGAGAAGCTGCCAACCCCGCCGTTGCGGGTGGGACAGAGTCGGTGACAGAACGGGTCCTCCGGGAGGCCCACTCACTTTATGTGCACCCGGGTCATG GTTTGGTGTCCATAGGAAACCGCCTGGGCCTGACCCTGCTTCCCCCTCGCCGTAGAGTGACTGTCATGGTGATGGGCAACCACAGTGCTGGGAAGAGCAGCTTTATCAATTG GTATGTGGAGGAGCACATCCAACGTACTGGGGTTGCTATTGAGACTCAGGGCTTCACCTTCATAACCAGTGGAAAGAAGCGAGAATCTCTCACG GGCAATGCTACACTCCACCTCTATCCTCATTTTCAGATTTTGCAGAACTTCAAAG GAGTGCCAGAATACCTGACTACTGAGATTTGTACCTCCAAGCAGAAACAATTTCCTCTGATCACTTTTCTTGATACTCCAGGCTTGGTAGATGGTGATATGAAATACCCTTTTGATGTGGAAGGAGCACTGATCTGGTTTG GCCAACTCTGCGATCTCATCCTGGTCTTCTTCGACCCCATGGGGCAGGCCCTTTGCAAACGCACCTTAAACATAGTGGAGAAGATCAATGAAGAGTACGGAGACAAGTTACACTTTTATCTGAGCAAAGCTGATGAGGCAGGCACAGAGGGCGACCGACAG AGAGTGTTGATGCAAATTGTTCAAGAACTTTGTAAACGCCCTGGTCTCAATAAATGTGGCTTTGACATGCCTACAATTTACATTCCCAACCCCAACAAG CCGAGTCGGTGTGTTAATCAGATTGAGGAGATCTGTCGCACAATTGGGAAGACCATCAGCCAAACTGTGCAGCATACACTCAATGCTTTGGAAAGGGATTGCCGGCTCATTGAAGAGGCCACACAGGCTATGCTAGAAGATGACAG CAAGGCCAAAAAGAGCAACTTCCGTGCTTTCTTCCATGGGATGTTTCTGGGCATAGCGGGTTGTCTATTgcccatttttctctttttcacatTGATATTTGGTACAACTTTTGCTCACCAACTGTGGAGCTTGGTCCTGGGGGAGAAGCAAAGCCAGACCCTGGATCTATACATA CGGCCGGTTGCATCAATCTGGAAAATTGTCCCTGAAGATCAAACCTTAACAGTATTTTTTGGTCTTCTCTTCCTCTCGGTTCTCTTCCTACTCTTGGCCAGCTACACTCTCAG AATGAAGCCCACCCTCTCCAAAAAGCAGAAGCGGCAGCTGGAAGATCGACGGGATTATGTGTTGGATGTGGTCCTGGCTAAGAAG AGAAAACTCTATGAGGAATACCTTCGACAGAGCATTGGTGAACAGGACTTGAGCTGA